ACCAATCGAAGCCGAGTGCGATCGCGCGGTAGCCGCGGTCGATCAGCTCGTTGGCCTGGTCGGCACTGCGCGCCACGCCGCCGATCGGCACGCCGCTTCTGAGGATGCCGGCCTTCTCGCGAGCGACCAGCGCCCGCAATTCCGGATCGTCCATCTGCCCGCGCTTGTTGATGGAGGTGGCGAGATCGCCGGGTCCGATCACCGCGACGTCGATGCCTGATGTCGCCATGATCTCGTCGATGCGGTTGACGGCATCGACATGCTCGATGGTGATCATGCAGATCATCTCGTCGTCGGCAGAGGCCATGTAGTCAGGCATCGACTGGCCCCAGCGGAATGGCGCGTGGAACGGACCCCAGAGCCGATCGCCGCGGGGCGGATAGCGCACGCTGCGCACCGCCTTCTCGGCCTCGTCGCGATTGGTGATCATCGGGAAATTGATGCCGAAGGCGCCGATGTCCATCGGTGCCTTCGCAAGCCACGGCTCGTTGGCCGCGATCCGCACTAGGGGCGTGCACGGCGTGCCTGTCGTCGCCGCGATCATCGCATGCGCTTCGGTGAGGCCGATCGGGCCGTGCTCGAGATCGACGATGATCCAGTCGAGCGAGCGCGCCATGATCTGCACCAGTTGCACACTGGGGATGGTCGCGATCGCGCCGAAGGCGGGACGGCCCTCGCTCCACAATTGGCGGAGGCGATTGAGCGGCTTTGATGGGGCTGACATGGCCAGAAACCTGCGAGGGAGCGACGGTGCAACCTAGCAGCGTGCCAGCGCAGCGAAAAGTCAGGCCGGCACGCGACCGCCGAAGAACGGCCTCAGCGCAGGGCCGAGACTATGGGCACGCTTGGACGTGAAAACGATTTCGGCCCCCGATTCGACGAGATCCGAAACGCGCGGGCCCAGCAGATCCGAGACGCGGCGGGCGATTGCCGGAGCCGGATCGATCCAATTCACCGGCCAAGGTGCGAGTTTGATTAACCGGTCGAGCAGCAGCGGATAATGCGTGCAGGCGAGCACGATCGTGTCGGTGCGCCCCGTCACATCCTCGGGTTTTCCCACGAAGCAGGGCTTCAACTCCGCGAAAATGTCGCCGTCGCCGACCGTGTTGCCGCTGAGCGCAGCCTCCGCGAGCGAGGCAAGCTCGGGTGAACCGACCAGGGTCACCTCGCAGCCCTGGCCGTGGTCGCGGATCAGCGCCTGCGTGTATTCGCGTTTGACGGTGGCTTTGGTGCCGAGCACGGAGACGCGTCGGGTTTTCGACTGCGCGCAGGCCGGCTTGATCGCCGGCACCGTACCGACAAAGGGCACGCGATAGGCGGCACGCAAGTGGCCCATGACCGAAACGGACATGGTGTTGCAGGCGATGACGGCGAGGTCAGGATCATGGGTGCCGATCAGCTCCCCCATCAGCGGCACGACGCGGGCGATGATCTCGTCCTCGCTGTGGTGGCCGTAGGGAAAGAAGGCGTCGTCGGCGACGTAGACGTAATGCGCATCCGGGCGCGCGGCCACGACCTCACGGAGCACCGTGAGCCCGCCAAGGCCGGAATCGAACACCAGGATCGTCGGAGAATTGGTCACAGCTTTACCCTAACCCGCCATGGTTACCATTCGGTTTTTGGGGCGGTTTTGCGGCGGGCTGGCCCCGCCGGCAATTTGGAACGATTCAATTTCGCGTTGCCGCATTGCCCCGCTATCAGGCAGCGGTATTGCACTGCGGATCGGGGACATATCCGCAAAATCCCGGGGGCTGACATGATCAGAAACACAAAGGCCGGCTGGGGCAGCGTTTCCCGGTGGCTGCACTGGATTCTGGCGCTCGCCATCATCGGCATGATCGGCTTCGGCTGGTGGATGAACCACATCCCGGCGCGTCCGGACCGCTTCTTCTACCGCTCGATCCACGCCGACATGGGCTATGTGATCCTGCTGCTCACGCTGCTGCGCCTGGTCTGGCGCGTCATCAACCCGACGCCGGCACTGCCGGCCGACAGCCAACCCTGGCAGAAGCTCGCCGCCCGCATCAGCCACGGCGCGCTCTACCTCGCCGTGATCATCGTCATCATGCTCGGCTGGGCGCATTCCGGCGCACACACGCCGGACTATTCGGGCTTCTTCGGCCTGTTTCACGTGCCGCAATTCACCTCGCCCGATCGCGCGGCGGCGAACGCCTATGAGGACCGCCACATCCTCTTTGCCTATGTGCTGCTCGCGCTGGTCGCGGTTCACGTGATCGCCGCCCTTTGGCACCACTTCATCCGCCGCGACCGCGTGGTGGCGCGGATGGTGGCGGACGAGGCGAGGAGGAGACGGTCTCGGTGTAGTGGCAATGCGTCCCCATCCGACGCTGTCATGCCCCGGCTTGACCGGGGCATCCAGTAGGCCGCGGCTTCTCCGTATCCTCGCGCTGCTCTGGAATACTGGATCGCCTGCCTTCGCGGGCGATGACAGTGAGGTTGTGCTGCGCTCCCAATGACGTAGTAAGATGTCACGACTGATCCGACAGTCTCAGGAAGGCCCCCCATGCTCACCGTCCATCATCTCGGCAAGTCGCAGTCCGAGCGCATCGTCTGGCTTTGCGAGGAGCTCGAACTTCCTTACGAGCTGAAGCGCTACACGCGCGATCCCGTCACCATGCTCGCGCCGCCTGATTACAAGGCGCTGCATCCGATCGGGGCGGCGCCCGTCATCACCGACGGTGATCTCGTACTCGCCGAATCCGGCGCCGTCGTCGATTACATCATGGCAAAGCACGGCAACGGCCATCTCGCGCTTCGTCCTGATGATGCTGACTTCGCGCAGTTCCTGTACTGGTTTCACTTCGCCAACGGCACGCTGCAAGCCGGCATGGGCCGGCTGATGATGCTGAACCGGCTCAAGCTTGCCGAGGACAATCCGATGCTGGCCGCGACCAGGGCGCGCGTCGATCGCGCCTTCGATCTCGTCGATGCGCGCGTGCGTGATGCCGAATATCTGGCGGGCAACACCTTCACCACCGCAGACATCATGATCGGCTTCTCGCTCACCACGATGCGCTACTTCCAGCCTTATGATCTGCAGCGCTGCCCGAGCGTGGTCAAATATCTCGGCCGGGTCAGTGCGCGGCCGGCCTACCGGCGCGCGATGGAGAAGGGCGATCCGGGCATGGCGCTGCTCTTGAGCTGAGCGGCGGTCACGCGATCCTGTTGGTCGTGGCCGCCTGCGCGGTTGCCAGCTGCTTCTGCAGGCGATCGATGTTCTGCAACAGGCGCTGGCTGGTCAGCACCAGGAAATAGTAGCCGAACTGCGGGTCCTGGAAATAGATCTCGAGCAGGCGGTCGTAGGTGATGGTCAGCACCTGGCCGTCCTCGATGCATTCGATCGTTCCCGTGCGCCGGTTATCCGGCGTGAGGAAGCCGAGCTCGCCCATGAGAGCTCCGGGCCCGATCTCGACATTGATCTCCTTGACGAGGAACTTGCCGGTCACGGTGAGGAGCATCTCCTTGGCGGGATCGCCCAGCTTGAACAGCGTGTCGCCGCGGCGATATTTGCGCTCGGTCATGAACGGCTTCAGCCACTCGATCGACATGTCGCCTTCGGCTGCATGACGCGCCTTCTTGACCAGCTTGAGCATCTGCCGCAGGCGCAGCGCGTTGATCGGAAGCAAGAGCAGATACAGCAGGAACGTCGAGACGTTGGCCGAGAGCGCGCCGAAAATGGCAAAGAACGCGCAGCCGATCATGTTGGCGACGCGCAAGGGCACCATCGTCCGCATCAAGAGGGTGGCGACGAAGAAGCCGGCGCCGACCGCGGCAAACAGATTGGCGAGCGTGATGTTGTGGACGAAGATCTCCAGCAGCCGGTTGAAGATCGCGTCGTAGGTGACGTTGTTGGGATCGAGGCCCATCTGGACCAGGATCTTCGCGATCCTGAGGTTGTCCGTCGCCGCATCGAGGATGCGGTCGAGGATCGACGAAATGTCTGCGCTGCCGGACGGCATGGTACTAACCCCGCGTAAGGCCTTCAGTCCCGGTCGGTATTCGCGACAGCTATAGCCGAGATCGAATGACGACCGCTTGAAATGAAGCCTTCGGTCGCCCTGCCGCAAGAGGCAAATTTTAGCCTGATCGGGCGTTTCGGCAATTGCCCGTTGGTTGGGCGTATTTGAAGTGCTCGTGATTCGGGAGCCGGAACGGGCGCCGGCGTGGTCGATCCTGGGTGCCCGACGAGGCGGGCGCGAGGCGATCTTGGCGTTACGGCTTGGCGGCGGGCTGCAAGACCTGCTGCTCGACCAGGGCAAGATGGCCCGGCAGCGCGCCGGCGCGCAGCAGCATGGCGACGCTGCTCGCTTCCTCCAGCGTGAAATTGCCGGAGATCTGGCCCGAGCCGCCGGTGATGGGCTCGCGGATCACGGGGGCGGAGATCACCTTGCCGTCGAGCACGATGGCGAAGGGCTTTCCGATGTTCTCTTCGGTGACGTGAGCGAAGCGGCGCGTGCCGCGGCCGTTGAAGCGGAACGAGGCGATCGGGTCCTTCGTGCCGCTGGCAAATCCCGGGCCGGCATAGCTGATGTCGTCGCCGTCAATCGCGCTGTCCTTGGCAACCAGATAGGGGCGCTTGTCCTTGAAACCGAGCAGGACTTCCGCGCCCGCAGGCGGCGTGCCCGATTGCGCCTGCTCTGCCGACATCGAGATGTCGACCATGCGGAAGCTGACGTTGACCTTCGTGGCGAAGATCGCGGTCACGCGCTCCGGTTCCATCATTCCCGGGATGAAGATGCGGATCCGGTCGGTCCCGTCGGGCTGGACGCTCGCGAGTGTGATGTCGGCGTCCCTCAGGCGCTGCTCGATCATGGCGACGGAGTCCTCGACCAGCTCGCGCAACCGTGCGGCGGAGGCGGCATCGGTCGGCGTGAGCCTGACCAGCCCGTCGCCGCCGTCAGTCACGGTGAGTGCATGTGATGGCAGTCCCTCAGCGGCCGATGCGAGCTTGCGCTTCAGCTCTTCGCGGCCCTTGGCATCGGCAATCTTCACCTCGACGCCGCCATCGCGGATCGCGGGGCCGGAGAACGCGATCTTGCCCTCGCGCAGGATCTTGTAGACGTCGTCGCGCAAGTCCGTGACCACGTTCTCGAGCAGGCCGTCGGTGTCGACCTTGTAGACGACGCGCGAGCCGCCGAGCTTCTGCATCTTGTCGCCGACGAAGGCGGCGATCCTGGCGCGCATCTTGTCGAACTGGCTGTCCTCGGCGAGCACCACGCGGGGGAGGGCGATCGCGGATGCCGTGATCATCGATATCATGACGAGCGCGGCGAACAGCCGTGCGATGCGATCCCGCGGGGGCGTGGTCATGATCACCTCGAGTCTTGCGGCAGGACGCTGACAGGCGAATCCAATGCTTGTTCTTGGTGCTCCGATCGGCAGCGGAGGTTCAAACGCCTCGAATCCGGGTGCTACGACCGTAGCCGTCAAGCCATGGACGAACGCCAAATCATCCATCATTCTGTCCGCGCTCGACCGGCCATCGGTCGAGGCTCCGCCTGAACCAAATGTCAAAAGACAGCGGGCGGGGGCATGCATCTGAGGGAGGACGGAATTCCATGGCGGGCATCCACGCGCTCGATCGGTTCATCGGCGACGACTACCCCGACTTTTTCACGGACGCGGAGGTCAGGGCTTTCGAGCAGGTCCCCTATGCCGATCGCGTCGCCGCCGCGAGCACCTATGATGCCGTCAGGCTGGGCGCGGCGCTCAATCCCGACGGTGCGGCGATCCAGTTTCTGCAAAATGCCGATCCGGCCGATACGCCGGTGGTGGTCACGTATCGCGACCTGATCGCACGCGTGACCCAGGCGGCGAACATGTTTCACGCGCTTGGCGTGGGAAAAGACGACGTCGTCAGCTTCATGCTGCCGCTGGTGCCCGATGCGTTCGTGACGCTGCTCGGCGCGGAGGCGGCCGGCATCGCCAATCCCGTCAATCCGCTGCTCGAGCCGCATCAGATCGCGGAAATCCTGGAAGCTGCGAACACCAAGGTCCTGGTGGCGCTCGGGCCGGTGCCGGGCACCGATATCTGGCAGAAGGTGGAGCAGATCCGTCCGCAGCTGAAGCATCTCAAGGCGGTCGTGCAGGTGTTCGGCGGCGGCGATCCCGACAAGGGCATCTTTTCGTTCAACGATCTGATCAAGCAGCAGCCGGCGGACCGGCTTGTCAGCGGGCGCAAGATTTCGGGTGCCGACATCGCCGCCTATTTCCACACCGGCGGCACCACGGGCACGCCAAAACTGGTGCGGCACACCCACGCCAACCAGGTCTATCAGGCCTGGGCGCTCAACCTTCTGCTGAAAGCCAAGCCCGGCGCCAACCTGCTGTTCGGCATGCCGCTGTTTCACGTCGGAGGATCGT
This is a stretch of genomic DNA from Bradyrhizobium sp. CB2312. It encodes these proteins:
- a CDS encoding preprotein translocase subunit SecD, with product MTTPPRDRIARLFAALVMISMITASAIALPRVVLAEDSQFDKMRARIAAFVGDKMQKLGGSRVVYKVDTDGLLENVVTDLRDDVYKILREGKIAFSGPAIRDGGVEVKIADAKGREELKRKLASAAEGLPSHALTVTDGGDGLVRLTPTDAASAARLRELVEDSVAMIEQRLRDADITLASVQPDGTDRIRIFIPGMMEPERVTAIFATKVNVSFRMVDISMSAEQAQSGTPPAGAEVLLGFKDKRPYLVAKDSAIDGDDISYAGPGFASGTKDPIASFRFNGRGTRRFAHVTEENIGKPFAIVLDGKVISAPVIREPITGGSGQISGNFTLEEASSVAMLLRAGALPGHLALVEQQVLQPAAKP
- the murI gene encoding glutamate racemase, which gives rise to MTNSPTILVFDSGLGGLTVLREVVAARPDAHYVYVADDAFFPYGHHSEDEIIARVVPLMGELIGTHDPDLAVIACNTMSVSVMGHLRAAYRVPFVGTVPAIKPACAQSKTRRVSVLGTKATVKREYTQALIRDHGQGCEVTLVGSPELASLAEAALSGNTVGDGDIFAELKPCFVGKPEDVTGRTDTIVLACTHYPLLLDRLIKLAPWPVNWIDPAPAIARRVSDLLGPRVSDLVESGAEIVFTSKRAHSLGPALRPFFGGRVPA
- a CDS encoding glutathione S-transferase family protein, producing MLTVHHLGKSQSERIVWLCEELELPYELKRYTRDPVTMLAPPDYKALHPIGAAPVITDGDLVLAESGAVVDYIMAKHGNGHLALRPDDADFAQFLYWFHFANGTLQAGMGRLMMLNRLKLAEDNPMLAATRARVDRAFDLVDARVRDAEYLAGNTFTTADIMIGFSLTTMRYFQPYDLQRCPSVVKYLGRVSARPAYRRAMEKGDPGMALLLS
- a CDS encoding aldolase/citrate lyase family protein; translation: MSAPSKPLNRLRQLWSEGRPAFGAIATIPSVQLVQIMARSLDWIIVDLEHGPIGLTEAHAMIAATTGTPCTPLVRIAANEPWLAKAPMDIGAFGINFPMITNRDEAEKAVRSVRYPPRGDRLWGPFHAPFRWGQSMPDYMASADDEMICMITIEHVDAVNRIDEIMATSGIDVAVIGPGDLATSINKRGQMDDPELRALVAREKAGILRSGVPIGGVARSADQANELIDRGYRAIALGFDWSLFQRGIMAAFDGIRR
- a CDS encoding cytochrome b; the protein is MIRNTKAGWGSVSRWLHWILALAIIGMIGFGWWMNHIPARPDRFFYRSIHADMGYVILLLTLLRLVWRVINPTPALPADSQPWQKLAARISHGALYLAVIIVIMLGWAHSGAHTPDYSGFFGLFHVPQFTSPDRAAANAYEDRHILFAYVLLALVAVHVIAALWHHFIRRDRVVARMVADEARRRRSRCSGNASPSDAVMPRLDRGIQ
- a CDS encoding cyclic nucleotide-binding domain-containing protein produces the protein MPSGSADISSILDRILDAATDNLRIAKILVQMGLDPNNVTYDAIFNRLLEIFVHNITLANLFAAVGAGFFVATLLMRTMVPLRVANMIGCAFFAIFGALSANVSTFLLYLLLLPINALRLRQMLKLVKKARHAAEGDMSIEWLKPFMTERKYRRGDTLFKLGDPAKEMLLTVTGKFLVKEINVEIGPGALMGELGFLTPDNRRTGTIECIEDGQVLTITYDRLLEIYFQDPQFGYYFLVLTSQRLLQNIDRLQKQLATAQAATTNRIA